Proteins encoded together in one Pongo abelii isolate AG06213 chromosome 8, NHGRI_mPonAbe1-v2.0_pri, whole genome shotgun sequence window:
- the TMEM254 gene encoding transmembrane protein 254 isoform X1: MATAAGAAYFQRGSLFWFTVITLSFGYYTWVVFWPQSIPYQNLGPLGPFTQYLVDHHHTLLCNGYWLAWLIHVGESLYAIVLCK; the protein is encoded by the exons ATGGCGACGGCAGCCGGCGCGGCCTACTTTCAGCGAGGCAGTCTGTTCTGGTTCACAGTCATCACCCTCAGCTTTGGCTACTACACA TGGGTTGTCTTCTGGCCTCAGAGTATCCCTTATCAGAACCTTGGGCCCCTGGGCCCCTTCACTCAGTACTTGGTGGACCACCATCACACCCTCCTGTGCAATGG gtaTTGGCTTGCCTGGCTGATTCATGTGGGAGAGTCCTTGTATGCCATAGTATTGTGCAAGTAA